In a genomic window of Borrelia maritima:
- a CDS encoding cation:proton antiporter domain-containing protein, with product MNKKFYYIAMLLHLPNLLFSYSTKYDIEIQMSYFVMSLAIIVISSIVIGNLVTKIGIPKVIGQITAGIILSPNAFGKIQIPLLFPLGITQVGENYLINEKIFAISTIASIILLFTAGLETDLKLFIKFLPRGGIIGITEVVGTFTSFVLMASIIFNVPLISPTSLFIGIIGTPTSAGIAASILSAKKKMSTSEGVTIISTSIIDDVLSMLMLTSVITISRSISDLDIASSIKAIIQNIVIWLCLTFSLIYVSETISRLLKKLNSVTLATVITLSLALTIASIFQNLGMSFVVGAYVFGLAMSKTDIVYVIQDKLTIFERFFIPIFFTSIGLMSDINEILSKEVLILGLAISAIAIITKSIFCFIPALFLGFNKLGALKIATGMVPRGEVSLIMANVALSSGFISQKIFGIIIIMVFLPTIIATPIINFLFKINKSGLKKELPIDQNTHICVSFEYDNLAKILIWDLKNELRKEGFFTQQIKNDSSQYINARKNNISFSIKREGSKITFECPNNHLIIMQDLFRETILNLEKITKEVETVSLRAKKLDYSINYDKLLNNINLNKRIKKENIILKLKASNKADVIRELLSVINIEIDKERIFQDLMEREKLITTALKEGFAIPHLKTNLISKIHIAIGISHEGIDFNALDKNLSHVFILILCPAKDYVSYPRILASVVGKVDLYKKEILNAKTDKEIYNIIVS from the coding sequence ATGAACAAAAAATTTTATTACATAGCAATGCTACTGCACTTACCTAATCTTTTATTTTCATACTCAACAAAATATGACATTGAAATACAAATGTCATATTTTGTTATGAGTCTGGCAATCATTGTAATCTCATCTATTGTAATAGGAAATCTAGTTACTAAAATAGGAATTCCAAAAGTAATAGGACAAATAACAGCAGGAATAATTCTCAGTCCAAATGCCTTTGGAAAAATTCAAATACCTTTATTATTTCCACTAGGAATAACTCAAGTAGGAGAAAATTATTTAATAAATGAAAAAATATTTGCAATATCTACCATAGCTTCAATAATATTACTTTTCACAGCAGGACTTGAAACTGACTTAAAATTATTTATCAAATTTTTACCACGCGGAGGAATTATTGGAATAACAGAAGTTGTTGGCACCTTCACAAGTTTTGTACTAATGGCTAGCATAATTTTTAACGTTCCTCTAATAAGTCCAACCTCGCTTTTTATTGGAATAATTGGAACCCCAACATCAGCAGGAATTGCAGCAAGCATACTATCAGCAAAGAAAAAAATGAGCACATCAGAAGGAGTAACAATAATCTCAACTTCAATTATTGATGATGTGCTTTCAATGCTTATGCTTACAAGTGTAATAACTATATCAAGGTCTATATCAGATCTTGATATAGCAAGCTCGATCAAAGCCATAATTCAAAACATAGTAATTTGGCTATGCTTAACTTTTTCTCTAATATATGTATCAGAAACGATCTCAAGACTGTTGAAAAAATTAAACAGCGTCACCTTAGCAACCGTAATAACACTCTCTCTAGCTCTTACCATTGCAAGTATTTTCCAAAATCTGGGAATGTCTTTTGTTGTTGGAGCTTATGTATTTGGACTTGCCATGTCAAAAACAGACATTGTATATGTAATCCAAGATAAACTAACAATCTTTGAAAGATTTTTTATCCCAATCTTTTTTACATCAATTGGACTTATGTCAGATATTAATGAAATACTCTCAAAAGAAGTTCTTATTTTAGGATTAGCAATTAGCGCAATAGCAATAATTACTAAAAGTATATTCTGCTTTATTCCAGCGCTCTTTTTAGGATTTAATAAACTTGGTGCATTAAAAATTGCAACCGGAATGGTCCCAAGAGGAGAAGTTTCACTTATTATGGCAAATGTAGCATTATCTTCAGGATTTATTAGCCAAAAAATATTTGGAATCATAATAATAATGGTATTTTTGCCAACAATTATTGCAACACCCATAATAAACTTTTTATTTAAAATAAATAAAAGCGGACTTAAAAAGGAGCTTCCAATAGATCAAAATACACACATATGCGTATCATTTGAATATGATAATTTAGCTAAAATTCTTATATGGGACTTAAAAAATGAATTAAGAAAAGAAGGATTTTTTACACAACAAATTAAAAATGATTCTTCACAATATATTAATGCAAGAAAAAATAATATATCCTTCTCAATAAAACGCGAAGGTAGTAAAATCACATTCGAATGCCCAAACAATCATTTAATCATAATGCAAGATCTTTTTAGAGAAACAATCTTAAATTTAGAAAAAATAACTAAAGAAGTTGAAACAGTCTCTTTAAGAGCAAAAAAACTAGATTATTCAATAAATTATGATAAACTCCTTAATAATATTAACCTAAATAAAAGAATAAAAAAAGAAAACATTATTCTAAAATTAAAAGCAAGCAATAAGGCCGATGTAATCAGAGAACTTCTAAGCGTAATAAACATTGAAATTGATAAAGAAAGAATATTCCAAGATTTAATGGAAAGAGAAAAATTAATTACTACTGCGCTCAAAGAAGGTTTTGCTATCCCTCATTTAAAAACAAATTTAATCTCAAAAATACACATTGCAATAGGAATAAGCCACGAAGGGATTGACTTTAATGCCCTTGACAAGAACTTAAGCCATGTTTTTATATTAATACTGTGCCCAGCAAAAGATTACGTAAGCTATCCTAGAATTTTAGCATCTGTTGTGGGTAAAGTTGATCTTTACAAAAAAGAAATTTTAAATGCAAAAACAGACAAAGAAATTTATAATATAATAGTGAGCTAA
- the rpoN gene encoding RNA polymerase factor sigma-54: MIKQKLRLSQNLNSTQIQTIKMLSLNKKELTRLILEESENNEYLEIDSTKIFFETLKTHKFKKVFYKEDDIMKNQHDIALEKTQTNTSLKEHLLLQLRIQRINDDELKIGEILINNLNNKGFYITNPYDLFKKEEKEKVKKIIELIQKFDPIGICVPNIIESLILQAKHHKLEANIIKILEKAELLEKTQEKLKEELKIRSKEFNKALEIIRQKLSPNPTHEFKDPNDTNFYVDPDILIINHNNKFKIKIKEVNIFKKELKKTTENPQKQKKAKWLIESLRYRDEILAKIGIAIYTLQKEFLKRGFKSLRPMNLNILSKKISVSKSTISRAIKNKYLKCEWGTILIKELFSSVGGAKTNEFSKLSIKITVKKLLEINKKMSDKTISDILKSKGICISRRTINKYRNELKSEKGKTYYGT, encoded by the coding sequence ATGATTAAACAAAAATTAAGATTATCTCAAAATTTAAATTCAACTCAAATACAAACAATAAAAATGTTGAGTCTTAATAAAAAAGAATTAACACGGCTTATACTAGAAGAAAGCGAAAATAACGAATATCTAGAAATAGACTCAACTAAAATATTTTTCGAAACATTAAAAACACATAAATTTAAAAAAGTTTTTTATAAAGAAGATGATATAATGAAAAATCAACATGACATAGCTCTTGAAAAAACACAAACAAACACTTCTTTAAAAGAGCATCTTTTGCTACAATTAAGAATACAAAGAATAAATGACGATGAACTTAAAATAGGTGAAATATTAATAAACAATCTAAACAACAAGGGTTTTTATATAACAAACCCTTACGATCTTTTTAAAAAAGAAGAAAAAGAAAAAGTAAAAAAAATAATTGAACTTATTCAAAAATTTGATCCAATTGGAATTTGTGTACCCAATATAATAGAATCTTTAATTTTACAAGCAAAACATCATAAGTTAGAAGCTAATATTATTAAAATTCTTGAAAAAGCAGAACTTCTTGAAAAAACTCAAGAAAAGTTAAAAGAAGAGCTCAAAATAAGAAGTAAGGAATTTAACAAGGCTTTAGAAATTATTAGACAAAAGCTTAGCCCCAACCCAACACACGAATTTAAAGACCCAAATGACACCAATTTTTATGTTGACCCAGACATATTAATAATAAATCACAATAACAAATTTAAAATTAAAATCAAAGAAGTTAACATATTTAAAAAAGAACTTAAAAAGACAACTGAAAATCCTCAAAAACAAAAAAAAGCAAAATGGTTAATCGAATCATTACGATACAGAGATGAAATACTTGCAAAAATAGGAATAGCTATATATACATTACAAAAAGAATTTCTAAAAAGAGGCTTTAAAAGTTTAAGGCCAATGAACTTGAACATTTTGTCAAAAAAAATTAGTGTATCAAAATCAACAATATCAAGAGCAATAAAAAATAAATATTTAAAATGCGAATGGGGCACCATACTAATCAAAGAGCTCTTTAGCTCTGTTGGTGGAGCAAAAACAAATGAATTTTCAAAATTAAGCATTAAAATAACAGTAAAAAAGCTGCTAGAAATAAATAAAAAGATGTCAGATAAAACAATTTCTGATATACTAAAATCCAAAGGAATCTGTATTTCTAGAAGAACGATTAACAAGTATAGAAATGAATTGAAATCTGAGAAAGGAAAAACATATTATGGAACCTAA
- a CDS encoding HPF/RaiA family ribosome-associated protein, protein MEPKIQTVNYNLNESEKIFIFKKLEKFDTHIKKHIDNLKITIKKEHELFELDAHIHFNWGKIIHIREDGKILLNLIDSAMARLYKTATKEKEKKNNK, encoded by the coding sequence ATGGAACCTAAAATTCAAACAGTTAATTATAATTTAAATGAGAGTGAAAAAATTTTTATTTTCAAAAAGTTAGAAAAATTTGATACTCATATCAAAAAACATATAGATAATTTAAAAATTACAATCAAAAAAGAACATGAGCTTTTTGAATTGGACGCACATATCCACTTTAATTGGGGGAAAATAATACATATAAGAGAAGATGGAAAAATACTTCTCAATCTTATTGACAGCGCAATGGCAAGACTTTATAAAACAGCAACCAAAGAAAAAGAGAAAAAAAACAACAAATAA
- a CDS encoding chromate transporter yields the protein MILINLFITFLKIGLLNFGGGNGIAAIINNEIINNKHWITKEEFVNMITISRITPGPIATNIATYVGMKTAGIAGAIIATIALITAPIIIMVIILLMLHKIGFLNYCLENLKPIIVALWIITIIILMENTYIKIDNDKTELLKTLTTVGINIFILYFYNKISPALVIILSGFFYTLI from the coding sequence TTGATTTTAATAAATTTATTCATTACCTTTTTAAAAATTGGATTATTAAATTTCGGAGGTGGCAATGGAATTGCTGCAATAATAAACAATGAAATAATTAATAATAAACATTGGATAACAAAAGAAGAATTTGTCAATATGATTACAATATCAAGAATAACCCCCGGTCCTATTGCAACAAACATAGCAACATATGTTGGAATGAAAACCGCCGGAATTGCGGGCGCAATAATTGCTACAATAGCATTAATAACAGCTCCAATAATTATAATGGTCATAATCTTACTAATGCTGCACAAAATTGGCTTTTTAAATTATTGTCTAGAAAATTTAAAACCTATTATTGTTGCACTGTGGATAATTACAATAATCATCTTGATGGAAAACACATATATTAAAATAGATAACGACAAAACAGAACTTTTAAAAACCTTGACTACTGTGGGAATTAATATTTTTATTTTATATTTTTATAATAAAATAAGCCCAGCATTAGTAATTATACTTAGTGGATTCTTTTATACATTAATATAA
- a CDS encoding glycosyltransferase family 4 protein codes for MKVAIFTDTYIPEKNGVATSIKQIKEGFEKNGYEVYIFCPKTKKSLNEKNVYRCPSIQINKKLDAVIAFPNKRKISKIIQNYKPDIIHTHSEFSMGKTGKQIALKQNIPMVHTSHTMWDYYLHYLGFFKYFINPDKMIRRHYNKIKYFIYPSSKAKKRYFHLSNNSNYKIIPNGVDRKLFIKTLSKEKKDEILKKHNIKQTDKIIIFVGRINKEKNINLLVIHLKDLLIQNKNYKLIIIGKGSEEKEIKNFSIKHGLEKQILLIGAIPWEEIYYYYKISDIFASLSRSEVYPMTVIEALTAGIPAILINDYIYKDVIKEGINGFLIKKYENLSEYIEKVIKDDEILKTFKQNAKKYSIKFASHLFIKKIENYYSEIIARKNY; via the coding sequence ATGAAAGTTGCAATATTTACAGATACGTATATCCCAGAAAAAAATGGAGTGGCAACGTCAATAAAACAAATTAAAGAAGGGTTTGAAAAAAATGGATATGAAGTTTACATATTTTGTCCAAAAACAAAAAAATCTTTAAATGAAAAAAATGTTTACAGATGCCCATCTATCCAAATAAATAAAAAACTTGACGCTGTAATAGCTTTCCCCAATAAAAGAAAAATATCTAAAATAATACAAAACTACAAACCAGACATCATTCATACTCACTCCGAATTTTCTATGGGGAAAACTGGGAAACAAATTGCATTAAAGCAAAACATACCAATGGTTCATACAAGCCATACAATGTGGGATTATTATTTGCATTACTTAGGATTTTTCAAATATTTCATCAACCCCGATAAAATGATACGAAGACATTATAACAAAATAAAATATTTTATTTACCCATCAAGCAAAGCAAAAAAGAGGTATTTTCACCTTTCAAATAATTCTAACTATAAAATAATCCCAAATGGAGTTGATAGAAAGCTTTTCATAAAAACTCTAAGCAAAGAAAAAAAAGATGAGATTTTGAAAAAGCACAATATAAAGCAAACAGACAAAATAATTATATTTGTTGGCAGAATAAATAAAGAAAAAAACATAAATTTATTAGTAATACATTTAAAAGACCTTTTAATACAAAACAAAAACTACAAGCTTATCATTATTGGCAAAGGAAGTGAAGAAAAGGAAATAAAAAATTTTAGCATCAAACATGGACTTGAAAAACAAATATTGTTAATAGGAGCAATTCCATGGGAAGAAATATATTATTACTACAAAATTTCTGATATCTTTGCTAGTTTATCAAGAAGTGAAGTATATCCAATGACAGTAATAGAAGCATTAACTGCTGGAATACCTGCTATTTTGATAAATGATTATATCTATAAAGATGTAATAAAAGAAGGAATAAACGGATTTTTAATAAAAAAATACGAAAACTTATCTGAATATATAGAAAAAGTAATAAAAGATGATGAAATACTAAAAACATTTAAACAAAATGCAAAAAAATACTCTATTAAATTTGCAAGCCATTTGTTTATAAAAAAAATTGAAAATTATTACTCAGAAATTATTGCAAGAAAAAATTATTAA
- a CDS encoding HPr family phosphocarrier protein, which yields MQELEIEIINKDGIHSRSANIIAELANKYSSCDIKITTEDGRKADAKSTIEIIILGIIYKEKIKITVVGKKGKLAIKNLLNLLKYNFSKELQK from the coding sequence ATGCAAGAATTAGAAATTGAGATAATAAATAAAGACGGAATACATTCAAGGTCAGCAAACATCATTGCTGAATTAGCAAACAAATACTCTTCATGCGATATAAAAATAACAACAGAAGATGGCAGAAAAGCTGATGCAAAGTCTACAATAGAAATTATCATATTGGGAATAATATACAAAGAAAAAATTAAAATAACAGTCGTTGGGAAAAAAGGAAAACTAGCAATTAAAAATTTGTTAAACTTGCTAAAATATAATTTTTCAAAAGAGCTTCAAAAATGA
- the aspS gene encoding aspartate--tRNA ligase yields MFKVIKCNELNEKLINKKVEINAWVKKIRHHGKFTFLNIRDRYEKVQVLINEEHLLKIAEKIKLEYCIKIQGLLIRRPPEMINENMKTGYFEILAKNIEIISKCNELPFMIEDDNKASENSKLEYRYLDLRRDSLKNKIILRCQATHLIRNFLVKRKFLELETPTFVKSTPEGARDFIIPSRIHKGSFYALPQSPQLYKQLIMIAGFDKYFQIARCYRDEDSRGDRQPEFTQLDLEMSFIKKEDIFKLIENMLFSIFKNCLNINLPKKFKKITYKKAMNKYGSDKPDTRFELELQDISRNLKNSKFNVFKDTLKNKGSIKILIVKDKADKFSRTKINDLEKIAKLYKTQGLYFTKIENNKFSGGIAKFLKTEEQQLIKTYTLKNNDIIFFTANNKWETACKAMGQIRIKIANDLGLIDENKFEFLWVYDFPLFEYDENTKTYTPAHHMFSLPKKQYIANLEKNQKKAIGEIYDLVLNGVELGSGSIRIHNKELQQRIFNIIGFQKEKSEDRFGFFLKALDYGAPNHGGIAIGIDRLLMLMTKSSSIKDVILFPKNSFAASPLDNSPSKISNEQLKELGINIITNDT; encoded by the coding sequence ATGTTTAAAGTTATCAAATGTAATGAATTGAATGAAAAATTGATAAATAAAAAAGTTGAAATAAATGCTTGGGTAAAAAAAATTAGACACCACGGAAAATTTACCTTTCTAAACATAAGAGACAGATATGAAAAAGTTCAAGTTCTAATAAACGAAGAACACCTTTTAAAGATCGCAGAAAAAATAAAACTTGAATATTGTATTAAAATTCAAGGATTATTGATCAGAAGACCTCCTGAAATGATAAATGAAAATATGAAAACAGGATATTTTGAAATATTGGCAAAAAACATTGAAATTATTTCAAAGTGTAACGAATTGCCATTTATGATAGAAGATGACAATAAAGCAAGTGAAAACTCAAAACTTGAATATAGATACTTAGATTTAAGAAGAGATTCATTGAAAAATAAAATCATTTTAAGATGCCAGGCTACTCATCTTATTAGAAATTTTTTAGTAAAAAGAAAGTTTTTAGAACTAGAAACTCCAACTTTTGTAAAATCAACGCCAGAAGGCGCAAGAGACTTCATAATTCCATCAAGAATTCACAAAGGGTCTTTTTATGCCCTACCTCAATCTCCACAACTCTACAAACAGCTTATAATGATAGCAGGATTTGACAAATACTTTCAAATAGCCCGTTGTTATAGAGACGAAGATTCAAGAGGAGATAGGCAGCCAGAGTTTACTCAGCTCGATCTTGAAATGAGCTTTATCAAAAAAGAAGATATTTTTAAATTAATAGAAAATATGCTTTTTTCAATATTTAAAAATTGCCTTAATATCAACTTGCCTAAAAAATTCAAAAAAATAACATACAAAAAAGCAATGAACAAATATGGAAGCGATAAACCAGATACTAGATTTGAACTTGAATTACAGGATATAAGTCGCAATCTAAAAAATTCAAAATTTAATGTGTTCAAAGATACCCTAAAAAATAAAGGTTCAATTAAAATTTTAATAGTAAAAGATAAGGCCGATAAGTTCTCAAGAACAAAAATAAATGATTTAGAAAAAATTGCAAAGCTATACAAAACACAAGGACTTTATTTTACAAAAATTGAAAACAATAAATTTTCTGGAGGAATTGCAAAATTTTTAAAAACAGAAGAACAGCAATTAATAAAAACCTACACTCTAAAAAATAATGACATAATTTTCTTTACAGCCAATAACAAATGGGAAACTGCTTGCAAAGCAATGGGTCAAATTAGAATAAAAATTGCAAACGATCTTGGGCTAATAGATGAAAATAAATTTGAATTTCTATGGGTCTACGACTTTCCACTATTTGAATATGACGAAAATACAAAAACCTATACACCAGCTCACCACATGTTCTCGCTTCCCAAAAAGCAATATATTGCCAATTTAGAAAAAAATCAAAAAAAAGCAATCGGTGAAATTTACGATCTTGTTTTAAATGGTGTAGAGCTTGGCTCAGGATCAATCAGGATACATAACAAAGAACTTCAACAAAGAATTTTTAACATAATAGGATTTCAAAAAGAAAAATCAGAAGATAGATTTGGATTTTTCCTAAAAGCTCTAGATTATGGAGCTCCCAATCATGGTGGCATTGCTATTGGTATTGACAGGTTATTAATGCTAATGACAAAATCAAGTTCAATAAAAGATGTAATACTATTCCCCAAGAATTCTTTTGCAGCAAGCCCTCTAGATAATTCCCCCTCTAAAATCTCAAATGAACAACTCAAAGAACTGGGAATAAATATTATTACTAATGACACTTAA
- the fbaA gene encoding class II fructose-bisphosphate aldolase has translation MGVLDKIKPGVVYGKELHSLYEICKKEGFAIPSINCIGTNSINAVLEAAREINSPIMIQFSNSGSAFICGKGLKMEKPQGVSIFGAISGAMHVHLMAEHYGIPVVLHTDHCAKNLLPWVEGLLEYGEKYYSQHKKPLFSSHMLDLSEEPIKENIEISKKFLERMAKIEMFLEIELGITGGEEDGVDNSDRASHELFSTPEDIYYGYSELLKISPNFQIAAAFGNVHGVYKPGNVKLTPKVLKDGQDYVISKVGTNVAKPVSYVFHGGSGSTIGEINEALSYGVVKMNIDTDTQWAAWEGVLNYYKKNESRLQSQLGDGKDSDIPNKKFYDPRAWLREAEVSMKERVKIACKNLNNINRN, from the coding sequence ATGGGTGTTTTAGATAAGATTAAACCGGGTGTAGTTTATGGAAAAGAATTGCATTCTTTATATGAAATATGTAAAAAGGAAGGATTTGCTATCCCTTCTATTAATTGTATAGGAACAAATTCTATTAATGCAGTTTTGGAGGCAGCAAGAGAGATTAATTCCCCTATTATGATACAATTCTCCAACAGTGGTTCTGCTTTTATTTGTGGGAAAGGATTGAAGATGGAAAAACCACAAGGAGTTTCAATATTTGGAGCTATTTCTGGCGCTATGCATGTTCATTTGATGGCAGAACATTATGGTATTCCTGTCGTTCTTCATACTGATCATTGTGCTAAAAATTTGCTTCCTTGGGTTGAAGGACTTTTAGAGTATGGTGAGAAATATTATAGTCAGCACAAAAAGCCATTATTTTCTTCTCATATGTTGGATTTATCGGAAGAACCTATTAAAGAAAATATTGAAATTTCTAAAAAATTCTTAGAAAGAATGGCAAAAATTGAAATGTTTTTAGAAATAGAGCTTGGAATTACAGGTGGTGAAGAAGATGGAGTTGATAATTCGGACAGAGCTTCGCATGAACTATTTTCTACTCCCGAGGATATTTATTATGGATATTCAGAACTTTTAAAGATTAGCCCTAATTTTCAGATTGCAGCGGCTTTTGGGAATGTCCATGGAGTATATAAACCGGGAAATGTTAAACTTACTCCAAAAGTTTTAAAAGATGGGCAAGATTATGTGATATCAAAAGTAGGAACAAATGTTGCTAAACCAGTTTCTTATGTTTTTCATGGGGGTTCTGGATCTACAATTGGTGAAATTAATGAGGCACTCTCTTATGGGGTTGTAAAGATGAATATCGATACAGATACACAGTGGGCTGCTTGGGAAGGTGTTTTAAATTATTACAAAAAGAATGAAAGTCGTTTGCAAAGTCAATTAGGAGATGGTAAGGACTCTGATATTCCAAATAAGAAATTTTATGATCCAAGAGCTTGGTTAAGAGAAGCTGAAGTTTCCATGAAAGAACGTGTGAAGATTGCTTGCAAAAATCTTAACAATATTAATAGGAATTAA
- a CDS encoding chromate transporter: MRKQMHKQKKIYETLNLFLLVFKTTTLTIGGGLIIISELKKILVKKRKIISKDDFNKILATSNVIPGVTAINFVFLVGKKFGGFPCALLLVVAGILPSIIAIILVFLYLNLVQDNIHVEKFLEGAKISSIIIMSTVVLKFSKKMLNNSLIKWIICFIVIFAILKLKIKISYILIIFFLIYIFKYITIKKILSKEKKDIG; the protein is encoded by the coding sequence TTGAGAAAACAAATGCATAAACAAAAAAAAATATATGAAACTCTAAACTTATTTTTACTTGTATTTAAAACAACAACACTTACAATTGGCGGAGGATTAATAATTATATCTGAGCTTAAAAAAATACTTGTTAAAAAAAGGAAAATAATATCTAAAGACGACTTTAACAAAATATTAGCAACATCAAATGTTATTCCTGGAGTTACAGCGATTAATTTTGTATTCCTAGTAGGAAAAAAATTTGGAGGTTTCCCATGTGCACTCTTGCTCGTTGTTGCAGGAATTTTACCTTCTATTATTGCAATAATATTGGTTTTCCTTTACTTAAACTTAGTGCAAGACAACATACATGTAGAAAAATTTCTCGAAGGTGCGAAAATCTCTTCGATTATCATAATGTCAACAGTTGTCTTAAAATTTTCAAAAAAAATGTTAAATAATTCTTTAATAAAATGGATAATATGTTTTATTGTAATTTTTGCAATTCTTAAATTAAAAATAAAAATATCATATATACTGATAATTTTCTTTTTAATATATATATTTAAATATATAACAATAAAAAAAATATTAAGTAAAGAAAAAAAGGATATCGGTTGA
- a CDS encoding mechanosensitive ion channel family protein: MFKELFIFQDYFNYIFEGVVGYVFKVSIAILIWYFLKLIVKKIGKILFKTLEKSRLEKKLEITVLNFLKSFFKIFTDFVIILIILTYLGVPTTSIIAVFGSLGLAVGLAAQSILSNFVSGFVVLNSKFFKCGDHIKCGDVEGLVENVQIFFTTLETFNKEIIKIPNSKLTSNFVVNFSASPRRRVVFSFQVPYDTNIGLLKDKIEDLMIFNNKKFNVGVCAPTLIVEKYTPYYIILQARFFVNTEAFWDFQYFVGESIQNVLLDMKIKVPICFIPFDKLS; the protein is encoded by the coding sequence TTGTTTAAGGAGCTTTTTATATTTCAAGATTATTTTAATTATATCTTCGAGGGTGTTGTAGGTTATGTTTTTAAAGTTTCGATTGCTATATTAATATGGTATTTTTTAAAGTTAATAGTTAAGAAAATAGGTAAAATTTTATTTAAGACTTTGGAAAAGTCTAGATTAGAAAAGAAGTTAGAAATTACAGTTTTAAACTTTTTAAAGTCTTTTTTCAAAATATTTACAGATTTTGTTATTATTTTAATAATATTGACATATCTTGGTGTGCCTACAACATCTATTATTGCTGTATTTGGATCATTAGGGCTTGCTGTTGGACTTGCTGCTCAAAGCATTTTGTCTAATTTTGTTAGCGGATTTGTTGTTTTAAATTCTAAATTTTTTAAGTGCGGAGATCATATTAAATGTGGGGATGTTGAAGGTTTGGTTGAGAATGTCCAAATTTTTTTTACTACACTTGAAACGTTTAACAAAGAAATTATTAAAATCCCAAACAGCAAGCTTACATCGAATTTTGTTGTTAATTTTTCGGCAAGTCCGAGAAGAAGAGTTGTGTTTTCTTTTCAAGTTCCCTATGATACTAATATTGGTTTATTGAAAGACAAAATAGAAGATTTAATGATTTTTAATAATAAAAAATTTAATGTTGGAGTTTGTGCTCCTACTCTTATTGTCGAAAAATACACTCCTTATTATATAATTTTACAAGCCCGATTTTTTGTTAATACAGAGGCTTTTTGGGATTTTCAATATTTTGTTGGTGAGTCTATTCAAAATGTTTTACTCGATATGAAAATTAAGGTTCCAATTTGTTTTATACCCTTTGATAAACTGTCTTAA